From the genome of Bosea sp. Tri-49, one region includes:
- a CDS encoding fumarylacetoacetate hydrolase family protein, producing MTPKFVSFSHGDQARYGLVVPNGVVDLSARYRTQWPTLRHIVVDGAFETLAAKGAALAPDLPLDGLRYEIPSLAPEKIICVGVNFPDRNAEYKDGQEAPPNPSLFPRFLRSFTAHEQSLIRPPESEQLDYEGEIAIVIGKAGRRIAEHDAIGHIAALTLSNEGTLRDWVRHAKFNVTQGKNFDRSGSIGPWLVPFTDEAQIADIALTTKVNGELRQSDRTSRMIFSFRKIISYISTFTTLVPGDILITGTPTGAGARFDPPIWLKPGDVVEVEAEGIGLLRNTISDEA from the coding sequence TTGACCCCGAAGTTCGTCAGTTTCAGTCATGGCGATCAGGCGCGCTATGGCCTGGTCGTTCCGAACGGCGTCGTCGACCTGTCTGCCCGCTATCGGACGCAGTGGCCGACACTGCGGCACATCGTCGTCGACGGGGCTTTCGAGACCCTGGCGGCGAAGGGCGCGGCGCTCGCTCCCGATCTGCCGCTCGACGGGCTCCGCTACGAGATTCCGAGCCTCGCGCCCGAGAAGATCATTTGCGTCGGCGTGAATTTCCCCGACCGCAACGCCGAGTACAAGGATGGACAGGAAGCGCCACCGAACCCGTCGCTGTTTCCGCGGTTCCTGCGCTCGTTCACAGCCCATGAGCAGTCGCTGATCAGGCCGCCGGAAAGCGAGCAGCTCGACTACGAGGGCGAGATCGCGATCGTGATCGGCAAGGCGGGGCGCCGCATCGCCGAGCACGACGCGATCGGCCACATCGCGGCGTTGACGCTGTCGAACGAAGGGACGCTCCGCGACTGGGTGCGCCACGCCAAGTTCAACGTCACCCAGGGCAAGAACTTCGATCGCTCCGGTTCGATCGGCCCCTGGCTGGTGCCCTTCACCGACGAGGCGCAGATCGCCGATATCGCCCTGACCACCAAGGTCAATGGCGAGCTGCGCCAGAGCGACCGCACCAGCCGCATGATCTTCTCCTTCAGGAAGATCATCAGCTACATCTCGACCTTCACCACCCTCGTCCCGGGCGACATTCTGATCACCGGGACGCCGACCGGCGCCGGCGCGCGCTTCGACCCGCCGATCTGGCTGAAGCCCGGCGATGTCGTCGAGGTCGAGGCGGAGGGTATCGGCCTCCTGCGCAATACCATTTCCGACGAGGCCTGA
- the hpaH gene encoding 2-oxo-hept-4-ene-1,7-dioate hydratase, which translates to MLSADEISAASLSLDEAERTRQQTGLMSLRFPQMTMDDAYAVQAAWVERKRAAGRRIIGWKIGLTSKAMQYALDIDTPDSGVLFDDMRFDDGSNIPKDRFIQPRIEAEIAFVMKADLKGPDVTVFDVLNATDYAVPALEILDTRILRVDPQTKKARTIVDTISDNAANAGIVTGGRAMRPDQVDLRWVGAIVSRNGQVEETGLGAGVLNDPARGIAWLANRLASYGGQIRAGQIVLAGSFIRPVEARHGDTITADYGPLGTVSCFFE; encoded by the coding sequence ATGCTGTCCGCCGACGAGATCTCAGCCGCCTCCCTCAGCCTCGACGAGGCCGAACGGACACGCCAGCAGACCGGCCTGATGTCGCTGCGCTTTCCGCAGATGACGATGGATGACGCCTATGCGGTCCAGGCCGCCTGGGTGGAGCGCAAGCGTGCGGCCGGCCGCAGGATCATCGGCTGGAAGATCGGCCTGACCTCGAAGGCGATGCAGTACGCGCTCGACATCGACACGCCCGATTCCGGCGTGCTGTTCGACGATATGCGCTTCGACGATGGTAGCAACATTCCCAAGGATCGCTTTATCCAGCCGCGCATCGAGGCCGAGATAGCCTTCGTCATGAAGGCCGACCTGAAAGGCCCGGACGTCACGGTCTTCGACGTGCTGAACGCGACCGACTACGCCGTTCCGGCGCTCGAGATCCTCGATACGCGCATCCTGCGCGTCGATCCGCAGACGAAGAAGGCGCGCACCATCGTCGACACGATCTCGGACAATGCCGCCAATGCCGGCATCGTCACCGGCGGGCGCGCGATGCGCCCGGATCAGGTCGATCTGCGCTGGGTCGGCGCCATCGTCTCGCGCAACGGCCAGGTCGAGGAAACCGGTCTCGGCGCCGGCGTGCTCAATGACCCGGCACGCGGCATCGCCTGGCTTGCAAACCGGCTCGCGAGCTATGGCGGTCAGATCAGGGCGGGGCAGATCGTGCTGGCCGGGTCCTTCATCCGGCCCGTTGAAGCGCGCCATGGCGACACGATCACAGCCGATTACGGCCCGCTCGGCACTGTGAGCTGCTTCTTCGAGTGA
- a CDS encoding ATP-binding cassette domain-containing protein, translated as MQTEAISSPTDLIDIASPGSAAEAASSDPLFALESVGFSVGDRVLLEPLTLDLGAGKVIGILGHNGSGKSTLLKLLARQQRPSRGTLSFAGRPIESWDNRTFARKLAYLPQQTPPAAGMLVKELVALGRYPWHGALGRFGQRDRDKVAQAMALTDVEPFAERLADSLSGGERQRAWLAMLVAQDAQCLLLDEPIAALDLSHQVEVLTLVRQLSHQAGLGIVVVLHDVNMAARFCDEIVALHSGRLVARGTPEDIVRPDILRAIYGIEVGVMPHPDGGRPLAFV; from the coding sequence ATGCAGACTGAAGCCATCTCCAGCCCAACCGACCTCATCGACATTGCATCGCCCGGTAGCGCAGCCGAGGCCGCTTCAAGCGACCCGCTCTTCGCGCTGGAAAGCGTCGGCTTCTCGGTCGGCGACCGCGTCCTGCTCGAACCGCTGACGCTCGATCTCGGCGCCGGCAAGGTGATCGGCATCCTTGGCCATAACGGCTCTGGCAAGTCGACGCTGCTGAAGCTGCTGGCACGCCAGCAGCGGCCATCGCGCGGGACCTTGAGTTTCGCCGGCCGGCCGATCGAGAGCTGGGACAATCGCACCTTCGCCCGCAAGCTCGCCTACCTGCCGCAGCAGACGCCGCCCGCGGCCGGGATGCTGGTCAAGGAGCTGGTCGCGCTCGGCCGCTATCCCTGGCATGGCGCGCTCGGCCGCTTCGGGCAGCGCGACCGCGACAAGGTCGCGCAGGCGATGGCGCTGACCGATGTCGAGCCCTTCGCCGAGCGCCTGGCCGACAGTCTCTCAGGCGGCGAGCGTCAGCGCGCCTGGCTGGCGATGCTGGTCGCACAGGACGCGCAATGCCTCCTGCTCGACGAGCCGATCGCGGCGCTTGATCTCTCGCATCAGGTCGAGGTGCTGACGCTGGTGCGGCAGCTCTCGCACCAGGCGGGTCTCGGCATCGTCGTCGTGCTGCACGACGTCAACATGGCCGCCCGCTTCTGTGACGAGATTGTCGCACTCCATTCCGGCCGGCTGGTCGCGCGCGGCACGCCCGAAGACATCGTGCGGCCGGATATCCTGCGGGCGATCTACGGCATCGAGGTCGGCGTGATGCCCCATCCCGATGGCGGCCGGCCGCTCGCCTTCGTCTGA
- a CDS encoding siderophore-interacting protein, translating into MADETELQATTTVALADPAGMLERLCGHFVEHGTVTRSERGARLDGQFGSVDLSEDDGVLRIAVTCPDESRLFVVKSSVAEHLFEFAEGETVSLSWQGDAPAPTRIPYFREVVVRCARDITPAMRRITVACDDPGHFASGGLHVRVLIPPQGRVPVWPSVGLDSRVIWPEGEDALAKRTYTVRAIDQARGELDIDVVLHDDSPGSVWAREAKAGDRIGLLGPGGGDVIPADWYLLCGDETALPAIARIAEELPSSARASIVIEVADASEQQDIASKAAIEVTWLHRKGAPAGSTDLLTQAVRGIALPEHGSPFVFAGCEQATARAIRKHLRSERQLPKDRHLVAAYWRKGHADVHDHGD; encoded by the coding sequence ATGGCTGACGAGACCGAGCTGCAAGCCACTACGACCGTCGCTTTGGCGGATCCGGCAGGCATGCTCGAGCGCCTCTGCGGCCATTTCGTCGAGCATGGCACCGTGACACGTAGCGAACGCGGCGCTCGGCTCGACGGCCAGTTCGGTTCGGTCGATTTGAGTGAGGATGATGGCGTGCTGCGCATCGCCGTGACCTGTCCTGACGAAAGCCGGCTCTTCGTCGTCAAGTCTTCCGTCGCCGAGCATCTCTTCGAATTCGCTGAGGGCGAGACCGTCTCGCTGAGCTGGCAGGGCGATGCTCCCGCGCCGACACGCATTCCCTATTTCCGTGAGGTCGTGGTGCGCTGCGCCCGCGACATCACCCCGGCGATGCGGCGGATCACCGTCGCCTGCGACGATCCCGGCCATTTCGCCAGCGGCGGCCTGCATGTGCGCGTCTTGATCCCCCCGCAGGGGCGCGTGCCGGTCTGGCCGAGCGTTGGTCTCGACAGCCGGGTGATCTGGCCGGAGGGCGAGGATGCACTGGCCAAGCGCACCTATACCGTCCGCGCGATCGACCAGGCGCGTGGCGAGCTCGATATCGACGTCGTGCTGCACGACGATTCACCGGGCTCGGTCTGGGCGCGCGAGGCGAAAGCCGGCGACCGCATCGGCCTGCTCGGGCCGGGCGGCGGCGACGTGATACCGGCCGATTGGTATCTGCTGTGCGGTGACGAAACCGCCTTGCCGGCGATCGCGCGCATTGCCGAGGAGTTGCCGAGCTCCGCTCGCGCCAGCATCGTCATCGAAGTGGCCGATGCCAGCGAGCAGCAGGATATCGCCTCCAAAGCCGCGATCGAGGTGACCTGGCTGCACCGCAAGGGCGCGCCCGCGGGCTCGACAGATCTGCTGACACAAGCGGTGCGCGGCATCGCCCTTCCGGAGCATGGCAGCCCGTTCGTTTTCGCCGGTTGCGAGCAGGCGACGGCGCGCGCGATCCGCAAACACCTGCGCAGCGAGCGACAGCTGCCGAAGGATCGGCATCTCGTCGCAGCCTACTGGCGCAAGGGCCACGCCGATGTGCACGACCATGGTGACTGA